A window from Sebastes fasciatus isolate fSebFas1 chromosome 22, fSebFas1.pri, whole genome shotgun sequence encodes these proteins:
- the LOC141761215 gene encoding uncharacterized protein LOC141761215 isoform X1, producing the protein MSFRGPGRWILLKDPMQAAKEPTQEGLKRSHLNIGVLEEFAQNMSENIIQSFISQMETVEPEMDCRASRNQEVLAEELASAVIEVALREVSERSAGVKMDGGQEMDPGKEIQTSKDANPCHPSLSQSGLPVVGSLDYPDAPPTTPVLTELERSRHSFSRKLKGGLATVFLPSPPPPTPKDKEDGAASDPQVELMEHLMHSLTTDDLERDYFEVGSHHGAKMEAFAEALSRDIIDWVLSDEHREQIADNSNLHLLAHQLAETIITSSLHEAKMLV; encoded by the coding sequence GACCCGATGCAGGCAGCCAAAGAGCCCACTCAAGAAGGCCTCAAGAGAAGCCACCTAAACATCGGGGTTCTTGAGGAGTTTGCCCAAAATATGTCCGAGAACATAATCCAGTCATTTATAAGCCAGATGGAAACGGTGGAACCGGAGATGGACTGCCGGGCGTCCAGAAATCAGGAGGTGTTAGCTGAAGAGTTAGCCTCCGCAGTGATTGAGGTCGCTCTGAGGGAAGTGTCAGAGAGGTCAGCTGGAGTAAAGATGGACGGTGGACAGGAGATGGATCCAGGCAAAGAAATCCAGACTTCCAAAGACGCCAACCCCTGTCACCCATCTCTGTCCCAGTCAGGGCTCCCCGTGGTGGGATCCCTCGACTACCCCGACGCCCCTCCGACCACTCCTGTCCTCACTGAGCTTGAGAGGAGCAGACACAGTTTCTCCAGGAAGCTGAAAGGAGGCTTGGCGACGGTTTTCCTGCCTTCGCCTCCTCCGCCGACCCCAAAGGACAAAGAGGACGGAGCTGCCAGCGACCCCCAGGTGGAGCTAATGGAGCATCTAATGCACTCGCTGACCACAGATGATTTGGAGAGAGACTATTTTGAAGTAGGATCTCACCACGGAGCCAAGATGGAGGCTTTCGCGGAGGCTCTTTCACGTGACATCATCGACTGGGTCTTGAGTGATGAACACAGAGAGCAGATAGCCGACAACAGCAATCTTCATCTACTGGCTCACCAACTTGCTGAAACCAtcatcacctcctccctccatgAAGCCAAAATGCTTGTCTAG
- the LOC141761215 gene encoding uncharacterized protein LOC141761215 isoform X2 — MQAAKEPTQEGLKRSHLNIGVLEEFAQNMSENIIQSFISQMETVEPEMDCRASRNQEVLAEELASAVIEVALREVSERSAGVKMDGGQEMDPGKEIQTSKDANPCHPSLSQSGLPVVGSLDYPDAPPTTPVLTELERSRHSFSRKLKGGLATVFLPSPPPPTPKDKEDGAASDPQVELMEHLMHSLTTDDLERDYFEVGSHHGAKMEAFAEALSRDIIDWVLSDEHREQIADNSNLHLLAHQLAETIITSSLHEAKMLV; from the coding sequence ATGCAGGCAGCCAAAGAGCCCACTCAAGAAGGCCTCAAGAGAAGCCACCTAAACATCGGGGTTCTTGAGGAGTTTGCCCAAAATATGTCCGAGAACATAATCCAGTCATTTATAAGCCAGATGGAAACGGTGGAACCGGAGATGGACTGCCGGGCGTCCAGAAATCAGGAGGTGTTAGCTGAAGAGTTAGCCTCCGCAGTGATTGAGGTCGCTCTGAGGGAAGTGTCAGAGAGGTCAGCTGGAGTAAAGATGGACGGTGGACAGGAGATGGATCCAGGCAAAGAAATCCAGACTTCCAAAGACGCCAACCCCTGTCACCCATCTCTGTCCCAGTCAGGGCTCCCCGTGGTGGGATCCCTCGACTACCCCGACGCCCCTCCGACCACTCCTGTCCTCACTGAGCTTGAGAGGAGCAGACACAGTTTCTCCAGGAAGCTGAAAGGAGGCTTGGCGACGGTTTTCCTGCCTTCGCCTCCTCCGCCGACCCCAAAGGACAAAGAGGACGGAGCTGCCAGCGACCCCCAGGTGGAGCTAATGGAGCATCTAATGCACTCGCTGACCACAGATGATTTGGAGAGAGACTATTTTGAAGTAGGATCTCACCACGGAGCCAAGATGGAGGCTTTCGCGGAGGCTCTTTCACGTGACATCATCGACTGGGTCTTGAGTGATGAACACAGAGAGCAGATAGCCGACAACAGCAATCTTCATCTACTGGCTCACCAACTTGCTGAAACCAtcatcacctcctccctccatgAAGCCAAAATGCTTGTCTAG